The window GCCAGGCGCCACGCCAGGTAGTGCCGCAGCACCGCCACCTGGGTGGCCGCGAGGGTGGCGTCCTCGCCCGGGGAGGCCAGGGGCCCCGGCCCGTCCCCCAGGTGCGACAACATGCTGCTCGCCACGTCCACGTGCGGCGGGATCAGCCCGTACGCCTTCAGGAGCGTCACGCGCATGCGCGCCAGCACCAGGTAGCTGCGGCACACACGGCGTCGCTTGCTGCTTGCGGAACAACACATCtgaacaagtaattttttttgacgattGAAGTTCAGTTTTCATGAATCTGGATCGTTTTTAAAACCTTGTTTTAGACACTAGTTTTATCTTTAGGTATGAGTAATAGACGTTATGAACCATATTTCTCGTTTTCAAACtaatgcttttttaaaatatgtttattttatcacAATCTTCACTCCTTTGTTCTGATTACAGTAACTTGGGAGGTGGAGTGTCACTTGCGTCGCGCCCCCAAGACAGTTCTTGCGCTTGCTGAGCAATATATATATCCAGCCACAACTTATTACAGTCACTCTGAAAAGGAAGTGCTTGCCGAGCTGACACGTTGCGGGAGCCGGTGCTGACCTGACGACGCAGCGAGGCGTGACCTTGGGGGCTCCCGCCTCCTGCAGCAGCAAGGTGCGGTGCTGGATGGTCGCCGGCTTCACCAGCACCACCTCGGGGCACGCCTGCACCTCGCCCAGCGTGAACCCCAGACCCTGCAACGCACGGCCGTCGTTATACACTGCCTCTCTGTCCTTTACCCGCCCCACCTCTTAGTTTACCTGCCGTAGTCAGTCCCTGAACAGAGTTACTTAGCTcagagcaggggcgtagccagggggggaggttagaggttcaaacccccccccccccccccccctttttagcaccaaatctttaattaatttcttattcatcactcaaacaaatttcatattaaaactaataaaatttttaccaatacaatatttaaatttaagtaccgaaaactgctaaagtagcactattttacaccttaaaatccaaaattttcctgggggaggacccctggaccacccgctttaatacgagggggggggggggggaggggggccatgcttcttaacacccctccatacacaaatcctggctacgccactggctcaGAGCCACAGCTGACGTGTCCCAGGAGTCGTGGCAGAACGTTAGCTTGTATTTGATTGCCTGTGTGAGTATGTGGTTGTTATGCTAACTATTATAACTTCTGATGTTGCTAACGTCTTGTCCAAATTCTCTTTTCAGCACACTACcctaaaaattattgtattggttagatgttgctttttttttccttctggccATAAATTTGTATAGGtcgtattttatttgatttttgccaTGATTAACCTTTGCGTGCCATCTAGACTGTTACCTGGTTCTTTCATAAAGGGCTTTTTTCCTTTAGGGATGTTCGTCCCTCTGCCAATATTAAAAGTAATTGAGGGTACAAATTCATATCTTGATCTCGTGAGGCAACGGTGGAGCACATTGGAGCTATGCCAAGTGTAATCAATCCGTTGGGCCGCAAGTGCATGTTGCTATATATTCTTCTATAATGTGTTTACGTGTTATTTTGTGGGCTAAACCTAATTGTTTCCTTTCAGAATCTAGTTAGTGTAGTGACACAACTCTATATGCCTATATAACTCTATATATCTTGTGGTTATTAACTATGATGTTTGATTTATGCATTGCAAACATAATAATATACCAAACTGCAGTACTTATGTGTtcctaagaaaataataaaatcattttccaCAATTAGCTCTGAAGACTATAACACTAAGTCTCAATGTACTCGGAATGGGCGCCCTGTATTAAAGAAACATGAATAATTATCTCAGATAATACAGTAGCAAcattaataattacgtatttttagcGTTATTTCTTGAACAACGTATTTTCCATTCAGTGGTTCACAAAGGGATTTCTAACAGAACATACAACATATTAAGTTGTAAATGGATACAACTTTTGTCAGAAAAACTAATGATTCCAAGAGTTGCACGATTCTTTCATTACCAAAAATACAATTGCAAGTAGACAATTCTTCAATTGTTAATCccaaaatatgttataaaaaatgtattcttaatAAATACAATTGCATGCTCTGGTTAAACTCAATACTTGAAGAGCAGGACTGCTGAGtctaaattactcaaaattatgTGAACAGGTAAATTAAACAGTGTGTGATTCAACACGTAAGATAAACTAATCTCATCAGGTTAAATAGTTATTGGAATTAGTTGGCAACAATtagtatcaaaataattttattcaaccaAGAAgttaacaaattacaaattcatTAGAACTAAATGACATGAATTTAATTAAGCTTGGACTTCAGCACAGTGGTGCGATATTACCTTTAAGAAACGGACAGTACACTTAGCGTTGGGATATCGAAAAGAACTATTCGACGCTCCTGAAGAATTATCAATGTATCATACAGTTTCCAGTGTAAATTAGCACTCGTCATGCACCATGATGCTATTCTGGTTCCTGAGTTTTCTGCTGGTGACTCGACGAACGTGTTCCGAAGTTGGATTCGGCTGTAGATGGATCTCGGAATCCCTCGCTCCCACTCAAAGGAGAGGGGAGTGAAGGGAACCAACAACGGGAGCTCACTGGGAGTGCATGCACGTGAGGAGCCAGCACATCTGGTGGGGCGGCACAGTCTCACTCTCACCAACAACATGTCCAGTGCTTTGTCGAGCCGCTCCGGGGAGACATCTGGCTGGGACTTCTGCCCCTTCACGAATTCTTCAGCCTGGGCGACCGGCAGCCCTGCAAGAAagcccccaccaccaccaccactcagGACCAACCACAGAGCAAAGAATCCTATGTAAGGTCCTACGCCTTCCCTGAATTACAAgttaacattacattttaaaaattttgagtgGATAAATGATGGGTACTAATATCATACTTATAGTGTCACCCACATGTTCTTCACTACTGAAATCCACAACTAGCTGGTGGGATTAAACATAACCGTTCACAAGTTTTGTAACACTACTcacctaatttatttattaaaaaatttatctgaACGTGGGCTACACCACTATTGATGTTTGAACTAGTGCGAGAAGATGTATATAAGCATCTACAAGCGTCACGAAAATGTCCGGGACCTACAAACAACCATCTGCAATACCTCGCAAACATTACAACTTTACATTCGTCTTCACACGTTCCCACTATATTTTAACTGTATACAAACACAAAACAGCTGTACGTGCCAAACAAACGTGACTCTAATACGATGTTGCCACACCTACACACTAAAATATCGAGAAATTAATATAGCAAGCTCGTgatagaaaatatataattttattgaaactatGTTGTATATAATAATTAGATAAACAAAGTTTCATTTCACTACGCATTCATCGATCCAAAAGTAGCAGTTAACGGTATCGTCAAATTACCACGTCACGTGCACGTTGGATAACCTGCGGGAAAAAAAAGGGTAGGCAACATGTCAACGTAGTTTATGTTGTGCACCGCGATGGGGGGATTTAATCTTCTTCTTATGTAAGAAGTCTAGTACGTTCCTTGTAACAGGGTAGTGACGTGTGCTGGCAAGGCGGTGGCGTCCAGCTATTGTTGAGTCCGGGGCCGGGGAGTTGGCAGCGCCGGGCAGGGCACGTGAGCGGGGGGAGCGGTTGGCAGCGCCGGGAAGGGCACGGTGAGCGGGGGAGCAGTTGGCAGTGCCGGGCAGGGCACGCAGAGCGGGGGAGCGAGCATGACGATAGCGGAGCTGGTGGCGGGGTTGTCGGACAACCCGTACTTCGGCGCGGGCTTCGGGCTGTTCGGGCTGGGCGCGGGCGCCGCGGTGCTGCGCAAGGGCCTGCAGGGGGCCGTGGTGCTGCTGCGCCGGCGCTACATGATCACGCTGGAGGTGCCGTGCCGCGACAAGAGCTTCCAGTGGCTGCTGCAGTGGATCACGGAGCGGGGAGCGCGCCACACGCAGCACCTCAGCGTGGAGACGAGCTTCGAGCAGCGCGACACGGGGCACGTGACCACCAAGTACGACTTCATCCCCAGCGTCGGCACGCACTTCTTCAGGTACCCCCGACCCTGCTCCCCTGTGCAGGTTAACTCACAGAACATGTCTTCCGGAGCGGAGACTGAGCAGGATATTCGTGTTGCAGCTACGGTGGCACGTGGATCCGCGTGGAGCGCGTCAGGGAGCAGCAGACACTGGACCTGCACATGGGCGTGCCGTACGAGACTGTCACCATGACTGCTTTCGGGCGCGACAAAGCGCTCTACTTCCGCATTCTGGAGGAAggtgagggatttttttttttttcgtatgtaaCGTAACTTAAAGCTATGAGAGTCTCTGACCCCAAGGCTTGTGTGGGTCGCCGGCCCCATTGCTCACTAAACACCTGTTGGTGAAGACCGTACCAACTAACGACATCCTTGAGCGCTCTCTTCTCCACGTAGGTAGTTGGTTCCGAAGTAGGTTTGGCGGAGAACTACCTACTGAATAAAACAGTTGTTTTGGTGGGCGTGGTTTTATCCACAGGAGTATCAAGTGATACCCCTTAATCAAGCTGGTTTTATTAATCAGTATTTTACATTTGTGGGTTTTTTGATTCATCTGTGTTTTTATAGATTGATCAGAATATTTAGGTACCAAAAGTCTTGTTTAATTCAATAGGAGCTTACTTCAGTTAACTAGATAACActgatttttttacataattactGCCAAATTTTGTGTAACAAGTTttagtaaaacattattttattgcaaGTTTCATTACCACTCTATTCAATAACTCTGTTAATGTTTTAACaagtatttattatgtttttaattgaaTGATTAAATACAATTTCGTAACAGCATAGAAATGATGATAATATacctatgtatttaaaattatagtgcACTGTAGTTATCAACACTTCATTAATGGCAGTACATAggtaatataagtaaacaataaatatcaaaatttatttctaattacattaaaaaaaaacaggtgttTTATTTAAGTATACAAATCAGGAATAGTTTAACAAGCattgaaacattatttaaaaaaaaaaaaaaaacatcaaaactcATGGAATCGGAATTGAAGTCAAAGAATATAATTCCAAATATAGGAATCCAAACTGGAATAGAAATCTGCATATTTTTGGAATCGACCAGCACAAGTTGGCAGCCCTGGATGTTGTGTATAAGAAGGATTTAGAGCAGCTGTAAGCAACCGTGACTGATAGAGGCGGGAATGCAGTGTACTTTGTTGTGGAATAGGGGAGTGTGTTGTGTTGGCAGCATGGAAGTGTGTAGTGTGTTGTGTTGGTAGCATGGAAGAGTGGAGAGTGTTGTGTTGACAGTGCAAGAGAGGGGAGAGTGTTATGTTGGAAGCATGGGCGagtgtagagtgttatgttggcAGTGGAGGAAAATGTAGTGTTGTATTGATAGGGGGGAAAGTGTGGAGTGTTGTGTTGACAGTGGGGGAAAGTGTAGAGAGTTGTTTTGGCAGTGGGGGAGAGTGTAGAGTGTTGTGTTGGCAGTGGAGGAAAGTGTAGAGTGTTGTGTTGGCAGTGGGGGAGAGTGTAGAGTGTTGTGTTGGCAGTGGGGGAGAGTGTAGAGTGTTGTGTTGGCAGTGGGGGAGAGTGTAGAGTGTTGTGTTGGCAGTGGGGGAGAGTGTAGAGTGTTGTGTTGGCAGTGGGGGAGAGTGTAGAGTGTTGTGTTGGCAGTGGGGGAAAGTAGAGTGTTGTGTTGGCAGCGCGGGAGAGTGGATAGTGTTGTGTTGGCAGCACTGGAGAGTGTAGTGTTTTGTGTTGGCAGCGCGGGAGAGTGTAGAGTGTTGTGTTGGCAGCGGGGGAAAGTGTAGAGAGTTGTTTTGGCAGTGGGGGAAGAGTGTAGAGTGTTGTGTTGGCAGCGGGGGAAAGTGTAGAGTGTTGTGTTGGCAGTGGGGGAGAGTGTAGAGTGTTGTGTTGGCAGTGGGGGAAAGTAGAGTGTTGTGTTGGCAGCACGGGAGAGTGGAGGATGTTGTGTTGGCAGTGGGGGAAAGTAGAGTGTTGTGTTGGCAGCGCGGGAGAGTGGATAGTGTTGCGTTTGCAGCGCGGCAGATTGCGCTGCGCAAGCACGAGGGGAAGACGGTCATGTACACGGCCATGGGCTCGGAGTGGAGGCAGTTCGGACACCCCCGTAACCGCCGGCCGCTGCGCTCCGTGGTGCTGGACGAGGGCGTGAGCGAGCGCATCCTGGCTGACGTGCAGGAGTTCATCGGCAACCCCGCTTGGTACAGCGAGAGAGGTCAGTTCCCACTGCCTCTTGTGTGGCAGTTGACGTGTTACATAGCATTTTAATATATTGGTATTTTTTAGAAGTTTTAAACattcattaaatgtttttaaactttaGGACTGCTTAGTGAGTCAAGGAATTTTTGAagctattaattttttaaaaggaatTAAGAGTGGaaagtttcaaattttaaatgatcTCGTACAAATCCGTAATGATAGTTAATGTGTAAACTCAGGGAATGGGAGGATAATAAATGATGAACATGCAAACTGGGATACATGCTGCGTGGACAGTAAACGTTAATTCCGCGGACCGGACTTGACGCCGCCTGCGAGATCCCGAGCGGCGGGGAGTACAGGGGGTGTGCGGGCACAGGAATCCCGTACCGGCGCGGCTACCTGCTGCACGGCCCGCCGGGCTGCGGCAAGTCCTCCTACATCACGGCGCTGGCCGGCCACCTGCAGTTCGGGATCTGCATGCTGAACCTGAGCGAGCGCGGCCTCACGGACGACCGGCTCAACCACCTGCTGAACACGGCGCCCCAGCAGAGCATCCTGCTGCTGGAGGACGTGGACGCCGCCTTCGTGAGCCGCCAGAGCTCCGTCGCAGGCGAGCCTCTCCCCGTCCCAGTAGTCCCTGCTCGTGCGATCAGGGGCGCAAcatctgaaaccttgaagtgggggcaaacggggggcaaagaaaatgctgtgttatcaatttatatataataaaattgcttaaatagcaccattttccaccttgaaatacaaattttcccggggggaggaccccccgggccccccgcttattaggggggatcgatgattctttataaaaaggtatattgccccccccccccccccttggaaaatttagttgttgcgcccctgcgtgtgATGATCTATAATAAGCATGTCTCACTTTCTGGAACAAGTAAAATGATTCTGTTACGttttttctgtgtttgaaaaatgcCTAAGGTCATTATGTAAAAGTGAGCGAATCGTAACAtttgcaagattaaaaaaaaaagtaattattttccaattgatttttttattaaattttatataaagttcatgcaaaataaatttctttcaaTGAATTTAGTATTTGAATGATAAGGTATTGTCATTAGAGTCAAGTATTTCATTGAAAAtgcttattaatttcattattttaactgtattgcagtgctttgtggtgtattacTTGAATTTTAATGTCATATGGTGTATTGTAGTGTTCAGTTTTATCGCAGTAAACCATATGATCTTGTCCCTAGTGATCTGTATAAGTCGAGATGTCTAGTTGTGTTACAGTCAAGTTATGCCATGATTACAAAGAGTAATGTTTCTGTGAAGTAGGTAACAATTTGGTTAGTACAGTAGAGTTTGCATTAGTCGAGTTAATGTGGACTGTGGTATCCTCAGATCAGCTAAACCTTGGATAACACAGGTATATCAAGGAAACTGTTTTGGTTTTCAGTTGGCCCATTGCCGTCAG of the Bacillus rossius redtenbacheri isolate Brsri chromosome 10, Brsri_v3, whole genome shotgun sequence genome contains:
- the LOC134536182 gene encoding mitochondrial chaperone BCS1, yielding MTIAELVAGLSDNPYFGAGFGLFGLGAGAAVLRKGLQGAVVLLRRRYMITLEVPCRDKSFQWLLQWITERGARHTQHLSVETSFEQRDTGHVTTKYDFIPSVGTHFFSYGGTWIRVERVREQQTLDLHMGVPYETVTMTAFGRDKALYFRILEEARQIALRKHEGKTVMYTAMGSEWRQFGHPRNRRPLRSVVLDEGVSERILADVQEFIGNPAWYSERGIPYRRGYLLHGPPGCGKSSYITALAGHLQFGICMLNLSERGLTDDRLNHLLNTAPQQSILLLEDVDAAFVSRQSSVADKAAFDGLNRVTFSGLLNCLDGVASTEARVLFMTTNYLDRLDPALIRPGRVDVKEHIGACSRHQLQVMFLRFYPGERHAHLAACFAQSAAASGRSVTPAQVQGHFLCHKDDPGAALASADRLWSQT